CGCCGTGGAAGCCCTTCTTCTCCTCCTAAAACTAGGCCGGTTATGGGCGTTCCTGGTGAATCTGCTTTCGCTCCTTACACAAAGCCACGCAGTGAGCCAGGTGGAAGTGGTGGGCGCGGGGTCGAGGGGGGGCCTGGGTTACAAGGGGCTCAGGTAGTGCCGGTTGGAAGCGGTGGCTATGGAGTTGTTGCTGCACCAGGGGCGCTGAGGATTGGTGGGAGCCCTGCAGCGAGGAAGAGAGTTCGGGAGAGTGGCGCTGGCAGCACGACTGCGGCAGGAGGAAATCAGCCCGGGGAGGGTGCAGGTAACGTTGTGAATTGCAGCGTTTGCGGGAAGGGCTTCCCGTCTCAAAAGGCTTTGTTCGGGCACATGCGATCTCACCCTGACAGGGGGTGGAAGGGGGCACATCCGCCCCCAACGTTCAAGGCGGAGGAGGAATTCGCTGATCTTCATGGTCTGAATCTGCCTGAAGCGGGGAGAGGTGGAGATGCCCAAGAGGGCGCTGCTGATGATCATCAGAAAGAG
The sequence above is a segment of the Sesamum indicum cultivar Zhongzhi No. 13 unplaced genomic scaffold, S_indicum_v1.0 C01509, whole genome shotgun sequence genome. Coding sequences within it:
- the LOC105155299 gene encoding uncharacterized protein LOC105155299 codes for the protein MTNGNTGGDHGSPSKPTPNPNPNSPRQEENPRRRSGGANAPPASPRRRGSPSSPPKTRPVMGVPGESAFAPYTKPRSEPGGSGGRGVEGGPGLQGAQVVPVGSGGYGVVAAPGALRIGGSPAARKRVRESGAGSTTAAGGNQPGEGAGNVVNCSVCGKGFPSQKALFGHMRSHPDRGWKGAHPPPTFKAEEEFADLHGLNLPEAGRGGDAQEGAADDHQKEDEAAESEEEEEAGDSGKYRLPDLNNPPPPDAN